The following coding sequences lie in one Thalassoglobus polymorphus genomic window:
- a CDS encoding arylsulfatase has protein sequence MIHRFAALCICVVLTFVSSSAIAKPPNFLVIMVDDLGYSDLGCYGSEIDTPNLDSLAMNGLRFTQFYNTARCWPSRAALLTGYYAQQVRRDAFPGLPEGKRGDRPEWARLLPEVLSQAGYRSYHSGKWHLDGKPIETGFHRSYLLRDQGRFFNPHVHWLDDERLPAIKKGTSYYGTTVIADHAVRCLQEHAGSQSEKPFFHYLAFTAPHFPLHALPQDIAKYKDRYHQGWDKVREERWQRIKEMGLVSADLSAVEEEIGPPYHFPDHLKILGDGEVNRPVPWDSLTPEQKKFQADKMALHAAMIDRVDQEIGRVLKQLKKMKAFEETLILFLSDNGASAEIMVRSDGHDPAATPGSADSYLCLGPGWSTVCNTPFRRHKTWTHEGGCATPFIAHWPNVIKDKGSLRKTPAHIIDIAPTLIELAKTERFKEWKGKPVPVPPGKSLTSLFQQDAAAHDRTLWWSHEANHAIRKGDWKAVVSGDDAEWELYNLETDRTETSNIASANPDKLDELKQEWTSLRDKFYRIATGK, from the coding sequence ATGATCCATCGATTCGCTGCTCTTTGTATTTGTGTTGTACTGACCTTTGTGTCCTCTTCAGCTATTGCCAAGCCGCCGAATTTTTTGGTGATCATGGTCGATGACCTCGGCTATTCCGATCTCGGTTGTTACGGTAGTGAGATCGACACTCCGAATCTTGACTCACTGGCGATGAACGGGCTTCGGTTCACTCAGTTCTACAACACCGCACGATGTTGGCCATCGCGTGCGGCTCTGTTGACTGGATACTACGCACAGCAGGTCCGGCGTGATGCTTTCCCCGGATTACCCGAAGGCAAGCGTGGAGATCGTCCTGAATGGGCGCGGTTACTTCCAGAAGTTCTCAGTCAGGCAGGGTATCGATCGTACCATTCCGGGAAGTGGCATCTCGACGGCAAGCCCATCGAAACAGGTTTCCATCGTTCGTACCTGCTGCGTGATCAGGGGCGATTCTTCAACCCACACGTTCACTGGCTCGACGATGAACGACTCCCCGCGATTAAAAAAGGGACCAGCTATTACGGGACCACTGTCATCGCGGATCACGCAGTCCGATGTTTACAGGAACATGCAGGAAGTCAGTCAGAGAAGCCGTTTTTCCATTACCTCGCCTTCACTGCTCCGCACTTTCCCTTGCATGCTCTGCCGCAGGACATCGCCAAGTATAAAGATCGGTATCACCAAGGCTGGGACAAAGTCAGAGAAGAACGCTGGCAGCGAATCAAGGAGATGGGACTTGTCTCGGCCGACCTCTCCGCAGTCGAAGAAGAGATTGGCCCGCCGTACCACTTTCCGGATCATTTAAAGATTCTGGGTGATGGCGAAGTGAACCGACCTGTCCCATGGGACTCTCTCACGCCTGAACAGAAAAAATTCCAAGCAGATAAAATGGCACTTCACGCAGCCATGATCGACCGCGTCGATCAAGAGATCGGTCGCGTTCTCAAGCAGCTGAAAAAGATGAAAGCGTTTGAAGAGACGTTGATCCTGTTTCTCTCCGACAATGGAGCCAGCGCCGAAATTATGGTCCGTTCGGATGGGCACGATCCCGCAGCAACGCCGGGCTCAGCGGATTCGTATTTGTGCCTGGGGCCAGGCTGGTCAACCGTCTGCAACACACCGTTCCGGCGGCATAAAACATGGACACACGAAGGGGGCTGCGCCACCCCATTCATCGCACACTGGCCCAACGTTATCAAGGACAAAGGATCACTTCGTAAAACTCCCGCACACATTATTGATATCGCTCCCACATTGATCGAACTGGCAAAGACAGAGCGTTTCAAAGAATGGAAGGGAAAACCGGTTCCAGTACCACCGGGAAAAAGTCTGACAAGCCTGTTCCAGCAAGACGCTGCAGCCCACGACCGAACATTATGGTGGTCGCACGAAGCAAACCACGCTATTCGAAAAGGCGACTGGAAAGCAGTGGTCTCTGGGGATGATGCAGAATGGGAACTCTACAACCTCGAAACTGACCGAACGGAAACATCGAACATTGCCTCAGCGAATCCTGACAAACTGGACGAACTGAAGCAGGAATGGACCAGTCTGCGGGACAAATTTTATCGGATCGCAACAGGAAAGTAG
- a CDS encoding Re/Si-specific NAD(P)(+) transhydrogenase subunit alpha: protein MIIGVTKENFKGERRVALVPASVSALKKLGAEVRVEARAGEASGFLDQSYIDAGATIVTDRTDLIQSSDILLQVRAAVANPEAGQSDLALLKENQILIAQCDPLSDPQKMLELAAKKADIFSLELVPRITRAQSMDVLSSMATIAGYKAVLLAASHSPQMFPMMMTAAGTLTPARVFILGAGVAGLQAIATAKRLGAVVMAYDVRPAVKEQVESLGAKFVEMDLGTAEGQGGYAREMDEEFYRKQRELMLEVIAESDVVITTAAIPGKKAPILVTEEMVQAMPAGGVIVDLAAERGGNCELTKAGEEVEVHDVVILGPLNIPSEIPRHASQMYSNNVTTFLKSLIKDGQVNLDLTDEVLAGTLVTHQGELRHPLCRQLANLPELVESTANAETPAVAEPAPASTPAEASADNQSAEETPPESSSDATEDSSSDDGDTYKLQ from the coding sequence GTGATTATTGGCGTGACCAAAGAAAATTTTAAGGGCGAACGTCGTGTTGCTCTTGTCCCTGCATCTGTTTCAGCATTGAAGAAACTAGGTGCGGAAGTTCGCGTGGAAGCTCGCGCTGGCGAAGCTTCCGGGTTTCTGGATCAATCGTACATTGACGCCGGAGCGACCATCGTTACGGATCGCACAGATTTGATTCAAAGTTCGGATATTCTCCTTCAGGTCCGCGCTGCAGTCGCTAATCCCGAAGCGGGACAGAGCGACTTGGCTCTGCTCAAAGAGAATCAAATTTTGATTGCCCAGTGCGATCCACTTTCTGATCCACAAAAGATGCTCGAACTTGCAGCGAAGAAAGCTGACATCTTTTCTCTGGAACTGGTCCCGCGTATCACACGTGCTCAAAGCATGGATGTCCTTTCGTCGATGGCAACCATCGCGGGTTACAAAGCTGTTCTCCTCGCAGCAAGTCATTCACCGCAAATGTTCCCGATGATGATGACCGCAGCGGGAACGCTGACTCCCGCGCGAGTTTTCATTCTGGGCGCTGGCGTCGCAGGCTTACAGGCGATCGCCACTGCGAAGCGGCTGGGAGCTGTCGTGATGGCCTACGATGTGCGTCCTGCTGTGAAAGAACAGGTTGAAAGCCTCGGCGCAAAGTTTGTCGAGATGGACCTTGGCACCGCAGAAGGTCAAGGTGGCTATGCTCGCGAGATGGATGAAGAATTCTATCGCAAGCAACGAGAATTGATGTTGGAAGTGATCGCTGAAAGCGATGTTGTCATCACCACCGCAGCCATTCCCGGCAAGAAAGCACCGATTCTGGTAACTGAAGAAATGGTCCAGGCGATGCCAGCTGGCGGCGTAATTGTCGATCTTGCAGCTGAGCGGGGAGGAAACTGCGAGCTGACCAAAGCAGGTGAAGAAGTCGAGGTTCATGATGTCGTGATCCTGGGACCACTCAATATCCCGTCAGAGATTCCTCGGCACGCAAGCCAGATGTACTCGAACAACGTGACAACATTCTTGAAGTCATTAATCAAAGATGGTCAGGTCAATCTCGATTTAACTGATGAGGTTCTGGCAGGAACACTGGTCACACATCAAGGTGAGCTCCGACACCCCTTGTGCCGTCAGCTTGCTAACTTGCCGGAACTGGTGGAATCGACTGCAAACGCAGAGACACCCGCTGTTGCGGAACCGGCTCCTGCATCGACTCCAGCAGAAGCTTCAGCTGACAATCAAAGTGCCGAAGAAACACCACCGGAAAGCTCAAGCGATGCCACTGAAGACTCTTCTTCAGATGACGGTGACACATACAAACTTCAGTAA
- a CDS encoding ZIP family metal transporter — protein MSSSSVAFAETPSAAKHDHHDHHDHSHGEHDHSESGTNADFGNNAFRQLGLYTFLIAGASLLGGWLPTRIRFSHLQFQRLLSVVGGMLLGIGVFHLFPHAVLELGVNHIDFIVTWMMGGIVMMFFLLRTFHVHHHEPPATTDLEETSLESISSEDDHDHHDSCQHDHGVGGGLSWAGMFFGLSIHTLLDGLALGASMQAEVHHATGGWLGLGVLAGIVLHKPLDSLSITTLMLNANQSPSRRVIVNLIYSLLCPLGAALFLWGVRLAGGETALVVGAGLAFSAGIFLCIALADLLPEMEFHTHNRWQLSVCLLVGIALAWGIRFLEPGHLHH, from the coding sequence ATGAGTTCGTCCTCTGTGGCGTTCGCCGAGACTCCCTCAGCCGCGAAGCATGATCACCATGATCATCATGACCATTCTCATGGAGAGCATGATCACTCCGAATCTGGTACCAACGCTGATTTTGGTAACAACGCCTTTCGCCAACTCGGTTTGTATACGTTTCTGATTGCTGGCGCGTCTCTATTGGGCGGTTGGCTGCCAACGCGGATCAGGTTTTCTCATCTGCAATTTCAAAGACTCCTCAGCGTAGTCGGTGGCATGTTGCTGGGCATTGGAGTGTTCCATCTATTCCCACATGCGGTGCTTGAATTAGGTGTGAATCATATTGACTTTATTGTGACCTGGATGATGGGGGGAATTGTGATGATGTTCTTTTTGTTGCGAACATTCCACGTTCACCATCACGAACCGCCTGCGACAACAGACTTGGAAGAGACTTCGCTAGAATCGATATCGAGTGAAGACGATCACGACCACCATGATTCTTGCCAGCACGATCACGGAGTTGGCGGCGGTTTGAGTTGGGCAGGGATGTTTTTCGGTCTCAGCATTCACACTCTCTTAGATGGTCTCGCCCTGGGTGCGTCAATGCAGGCTGAAGTTCATCATGCGACCGGTGGCTGGCTCGGCTTGGGCGTGCTCGCGGGGATTGTGCTGCATAAGCCATTGGACTCGTTATCGATCACGACACTCATGTTGAATGCAAATCAATCTCCGAGTCGAAGAGTCATTGTGAACCTGATTTACTCTTTGCTCTGTCCGCTTGGGGCAGCTTTGTTCTTATGGGGAGTCAGGCTCGCTGGCGGAGAGACGGCGCTGGTCGTCGGAGCAGGTCTCGCCTTTTCCGCTGGGATCTTTCTCTGCATTGCCCTTGCAGACTTATTGCCTGAAATGGAATTTCATACCCACAATCGCTGGCAGCTGAGCGTGTGCTTGCTTGTCGGGATCGCACTCGCTTGGGGAATTCGCTTTTTAGAACCAGGTCATTTGCATCACTGA
- a CDS encoding NAD(P)(+) transhydrogenase (Re/Si-specific) subunit beta: MSPVWINLSYLVSAIFFILGLKGMTRPKTAVRGNLYGSLGMLIAVVTTLLAAEVVSFVWIIVGVLIGSGIGAYFAITIKMEKMPEMVALFNGFGGAASMFVAGGDFWLRTGVPTSDVIISTALAGIIGAVTLTGSLVAFGKLAELNFIKKLKALPGQQIINAVLAVLLLILIIVIVNNPSSGWYWTIVVVSLVLGYMLTISIGGADMPVVIALLNSYSGLAAAATGFVIGNTILIIAGSLVGASGLILTKVMCDAMNRSLPAVLFGSLGPASDGPSADEVYTNVKSTSADEVAMLLEVARKVVIVPGYGMAVAQAQHAVRDLTNLLREKGMEVSFGIHPVAGRMPGHMNVLLAEADIPYDLLKEMDETNSEIEQTDICLVIGANDTVNPDARTNPNSPIAGMPIINADKARTCIVIKRSLSPGFAGIPNPLFSADNALMLFADGKQAVNDIITAVKEG; this comes from the coding sequence TTGTCTCCTGTTTGGATCAACTTAAGCTATCTCGTTTCGGCCATCTTTTTCATCCTCGGATTGAAAGGGATGACGCGTCCGAAAACAGCTGTGCGCGGCAACCTGTATGGCTCTTTGGGGATGCTCATTGCCGTCGTTACCACTTTACTAGCCGCTGAGGTTGTCAGCTTCGTATGGATCATCGTCGGCGTTCTCATCGGGAGCGGAATCGGCGCCTATTTTGCCATCACGATCAAGATGGAAAAGATGCCGGAGATGGTGGCGCTGTTCAACGGTTTCGGCGGTGCAGCCTCGATGTTTGTGGCGGGTGGCGACTTCTGGTTAAGAACCGGAGTTCCGACCAGCGATGTCATTATTTCGACAGCCCTTGCAGGGATTATTGGTGCCGTCACCTTAACGGGATCATTAGTTGCCTTTGGGAAACTGGCTGAATTGAACTTTATCAAGAAACTGAAAGCTCTTCCGGGACAGCAGATCATCAACGCGGTCCTCGCGGTGTTGCTTCTAATCTTGATTATCGTGATTGTCAACAATCCCTCATCCGGTTGGTACTGGACAATCGTGGTGGTCTCGCTAGTGCTCGGTTACATGCTGACAATTTCCATCGGTGGGGCCGACATGCCGGTTGTGATCGCCTTGCTCAACTCCTACTCCGGTTTGGCAGCCGCCGCGACAGGGTTCGTGATTGGAAACACCATTCTCATCATCGCTGGCTCACTTGTTGGAGCATCAGGTTTGATTCTCACCAAGGTGATGTGCGATGCCATGAACCGGTCGTTGCCAGCTGTGCTCTTCGGTTCCCTCGGACCGGCATCGGATGGACCCTCTGCGGATGAAGTTTACACCAACGTTAAATCAACATCCGCAGATGAAGTTGCCATGTTGCTGGAAGTCGCCCGCAAAGTGGTAATCGTTCCCGGATATGGAATGGCTGTCGCTCAGGCTCAGCACGCAGTCCGCGATTTGACCAACCTGCTCCGCGAAAAGGGGATGGAAGTCTCCTTCGGAATTCATCCTGTTGCAGGACGAATGCCCGGACACATGAACGTCCTGCTCGCTGAAGCGGACATTCCGTACGACTTACTCAAAGAGATGGACGAAACCAACTCTGAGATCGAACAAACTGACATCTGCCTGGTGATTGGCGCCAACGATACCGTCAATCCCGATGCCCGCACGAACCCGAACAGCCCCATCGCCGGCATGCCGATCATCAACGCCGACAAGGCTCGCACTTGTATCGTCATCAAGCGAAGCCTCAGTCCCGGTTTCGCCGGGATTCCCAACCCACTCTTCTCGGCGGATAACGCCCTTATGCTCTTCGCAGATGGCAAACAAGCGGTCAACGATATCATCACTGCCGTCAAGGAAGGGTAG
- a CDS encoding pyrroloquinoline quinone-dependent dehydrogenase: MRSRFRSIRLIIPLFLFGTSFADQPAGKNWISVGGDRGGQRYSELTQINRTNVSKLKVAWTFHTGELDRKPQKTIECTPIVIDGTMYITTGYLRVVALNAATGEVLWSFDPFEKHEAAGPLASGGVNRGLAYWSDEKPDGKRRIIHGTSDGRLFSLDAKTGQLDASFGKEGVKDLREDLQRDIANLGYGPTSAPAICGNNIIIGVSNGEGPGDAAPGDIRAFDVQTGKQVWRFHTVPRPGEFGNDTWAPDSWKNRGGANAWGGVSVDVDRNLVFAGLGSAAFDFYGGDRHGNNLFANCTIALDATTGERRWHFQTLRHDLWDHDLPVYPNLVTVQRDGKEVAAVAQVTKTGFVYLFDRETGEPLFEIEEKSFSASDVPGELAAVTQPIPTKPPPFSVQHFDESNVTDIAPANQEYVLNELKKIRSGAAFNPPSLQGTVVIPGYHGGANWSGASFDPTTATLYVNSNNIPNVITLVEAGADAKHRYKHQGYIQLRDQEGYPAIKPPWGVLTAINLNTGSFIWQVPLGEYKELTERGVPQTGTETFGGTIVTAGGLVFIAGTKDEKFRAFDKTTGKVLWEHQLAAGGYATPSTYEVDGQQYVVIAAGGAGKLRTKAGDAFVVFALPK; this comes from the coding sequence ATGAGAAGTCGATTCAGATCAATTCGATTGATCATTCCGTTGTTCTTATTCGGAACATCGTTCGCCGATCAACCTGCCGGGAAAAACTGGATCAGTGTCGGCGGAGACCGGGGAGGTCAGCGATATTCCGAGTTGACTCAAATCAATCGGACGAATGTCTCCAAGCTCAAGGTCGCCTGGACATTTCATACGGGTGAGCTTGATCGCAAGCCGCAAAAGACAATTGAATGCACTCCGATCGTGATCGATGGGACGATGTACATCACGACGGGGTATCTTCGTGTCGTGGCACTCAATGCAGCGACCGGCGAAGTGTTGTGGAGTTTCGATCCGTTCGAGAAGCATGAAGCTGCCGGCCCATTGGCATCGGGGGGTGTCAATCGAGGCCTCGCCTATTGGAGTGACGAAAAACCAGACGGCAAACGCCGAATCATTCATGGAACATCCGATGGCCGACTGTTTTCACTCGATGCAAAAACGGGTCAGCTGGACGCAAGCTTCGGCAAGGAGGGCGTGAAGGATTTAAGAGAAGACTTGCAGCGAGATATCGCCAATCTCGGCTACGGCCCGACATCGGCTCCAGCGATCTGCGGAAACAATATCATCATCGGAGTTTCAAACGGGGAAGGGCCGGGCGATGCCGCACCTGGGGACATTCGAGCATTCGATGTCCAGACAGGGAAGCAGGTCTGGCGGTTTCACACAGTTCCTCGCCCGGGGGAATTCGGCAACGATACCTGGGCGCCGGATTCCTGGAAGAATCGTGGTGGCGCAAACGCGTGGGGCGGTGTCAGCGTGGACGTCGACAGGAATCTCGTTTTTGCAGGACTGGGCTCAGCTGCCTTTGACTTCTATGGCGGAGACCGTCACGGCAACAACCTGTTCGCAAACTGTACGATTGCATTGGATGCAACAACCGGAGAACGCCGGTGGCACTTCCAGACGCTCAGGCACGACCTGTGGGACCACGACTTACCGGTTTATCCGAATCTTGTCACCGTGCAGCGCGATGGAAAAGAGGTCGCAGCTGTCGCTCAGGTGACGAAGACAGGTTTCGTTTACCTGTTCGATCGTGAAACGGGTGAGCCGCTCTTTGAGATTGAAGAGAAATCGTTTTCTGCATCGGATGTCCCAGGGGAGTTGGCTGCGGTCACTCAACCGATTCCGACAAAACCTCCGCCGTTCTCTGTTCAACATTTCGATGAATCCAACGTGACGGATATCGCTCCGGCGAATCAGGAATACGTCTTGAACGAACTGAAGAAAATTCGTAGCGGGGCGGCCTTCAATCCGCCAAGCTTGCAGGGAACGGTTGTTATTCCTGGTTACCATGGTGGAGCGAACTGGTCCGGAGCTTCCTTTGATCCAACGACTGCAACTCTGTATGTCAACTCGAACAACATTCCGAATGTCATCACTTTGGTCGAAGCGGGAGCTGATGCCAAACATCGCTACAAGCATCAAGGATACATTCAGCTTCGAGATCAGGAAGGCTATCCGGCAATCAAGCCACCTTGGGGAGTGTTGACAGCAATCAACCTGAATACCGGATCGTTCATCTGGCAAGTTCCATTGGGAGAATATAAGGAATTGACAGAGCGAGGAGTCCCTCAAACCGGCACAGAAACTTTCGGGGGAACCATCGTGACCGCTGGCGGGTTGGTCTTCATTGCCGGAACCAAGGATGAGAAGTTTCGAGCTTTCGACAAAACGACCGGAAAAGTTCTATGGGAACATCAACTCGCTGCGGGTGGATATGCGACGCCATCCACTTACGAAGTTGATGGACAGCAGTATGTCGTGATTGCTGCAGGCGGTGCAGGGAAATTGCGGACCAAAGCAGGCGATGCATTCGTTGTGTTCGCATTGCCCAAGTAG
- a CDS encoding Fur family transcriptional regulator gives MIKKSQQETPSEVDTIRQLLRESGVRATPARIKVMQELRAATSPLTHADLTEKLVPLGFDKATVFRNLNDLADADLISRTELGDHVWRFEALDPDRPAGEKHPHFVCVECGGVTCLGDMDFTSKSKKRATTIGRITEILIKGHCTECEVIE, from the coding sequence ATGATTAAGAAATCACAGCAGGAAACCCCAAGTGAAGTTGACACGATTCGGCAGTTGCTCCGAGAGAGTGGGGTGCGTGCGACGCCAGCTCGCATTAAAGTCATGCAAGAACTGAGAGCGGCGACATCGCCTCTCACTCATGCCGATCTAACAGAAAAACTGGTCCCTCTGGGATTCGACAAGGCAACAGTCTTTCGAAATCTCAATGACCTAGCAGATGCCGACCTGATTTCTCGAACGGAGCTTGGTGATCATGTCTGGCGGTTTGAAGCACTTGATCCCGATCGGCCAGCAGGCGAGAAACACCCTCACTTCGTCTGTGTAGAGTGTGGCGGAGTGACGTGCTTGGGGGATATGGATTTTACGTCAAAATCCAAAAAACGAGCGACGACCATTGGGCGTATCACGGAGATTCTCATCAAAGGTCATTGCACAGAATGCGAAGTTATTGAATAA
- a CDS encoding class III signal peptide-containing protein, which yields MLRKLRNILKGTKGQGLVEYGILVGGVALACLAAVAILGHKSNDLIATVAGALPGAHDDDNGSIVSGKLVNTTQDSNGVIYLDADTPGSISGNMGIPGIDALVVEADDLSPTP from the coding sequence ATGCTGCGTAAACTGCGAAACATCTTGAAGGGCACTAAAGGTCAAGGCCTGGTTGAATACGGAATTCTTGTCGGCGGTGTAGCACTTGCCTGCCTGGCTGCTGTCGCAATTCTTGGTCATAAATCGAATGACCTCATCGCGACTGTTGCGGGAGCACTTCCTGGTGCTCACGACGACGATAATGGTTCTATCGTCAGCGGTAAACTGGTCAATACTACACAGGACTCCAATGGCGTAATCTACCTTGACGCTGACACCCCTGGCTCGATTTCAGGAAATATGGGGATTCCTGGTATCGACGCCCTAGTTGTTGAAGCGGATGATCTATCCCCTACTCCGTAA
- a CDS encoding NAD(P) transhydrogenase subunit alpha, whose protein sequence is MLAVFLGIELISKIPPTLHTPLMSGSNAISGITLVGAILVAGNGAGGLAAFLGFLAVVMATVNVVGGFLVTHRMLQKFKR, encoded by the coding sequence ATGCTCGCAGTCTTTCTTGGCATCGAGCTGATCAGCAAAATTCCGCCGACATTGCACACCCCATTGATGTCCGGATCGAACGCGATCTCCGGGATTACACTCGTGGGAGCTATTCTTGTCGCAGGAAACGGAGCTGGCGGACTCGCTGCCTTTCTCGGATTTCTCGCGGTGGTCATGGCAACAGTGAATGTGGTTGGCGGGTTCCTGGTCACGCATCGAATGCTGCAAAAATTCAAACGTTAA
- a CDS encoding prepilin peptidase: MWLMLIPITLCVEAVYHDVKRREIPDSVNARILLTALLVTCLTWHSVTLADALIGMLIGFFAVLPFTLKDGIGGGDLKLVAALGAWLGGGATLGFLFWSAMCGMVMAITTHLLGRKDFPFAPAIASGFLIAICWPNALTRLIELLRG, encoded by the coding sequence ATGTGGTTAATGTTGATTCCAATCACTCTTTGCGTTGAAGCGGTTTACCACGACGTAAAACGGCGAGAGATTCCCGATTCCGTCAACGCGAGGATACTCTTGACGGCACTGTTGGTGACCTGCTTGACCTGGCATTCCGTCACACTTGCCGATGCGCTCATCGGCATGTTGATTGGCTTCTTCGCTGTGCTTCCATTCACATTGAAAGATGGAATTGGTGGTGGGGACCTGAAATTGGTCGCTGCCCTGGGAGCTTGGCTCGGTGGGGGAGCAACGCTGGGCTTTCTTTTCTGGTCCGCGATGTGCGGCATGGTTATGGCAATCACCACGCATCTTCTCGGCAGAAAAGACTTCCCTTTTGCCCCAGCCATCGCGAGCGGATTTCTAATTGCGATCTGCTGGCCAAACGCTCTCACGCGACTGATCGAACTCTTAAGAGGTTGA